In Electrophorus electricus isolate fEleEle1 chromosome 6, fEleEle1.pri, whole genome shotgun sequence, a single genomic region encodes these proteins:
- the wnt11f2 gene encoding protein Wnt-11, protein MSFSGLAANGSTVDWDQTQHCKLLDALVPAQQHLCKRNLELMHSVVHAAQLTKAVCQSAFRDLRWNCSSIESAPHFTPDLAKGTRESAFVFSLASAVLSHSIARACASGELPSCSCAPAPAEQAAPDFRWGGCGDNVRYGLQMGSAFSDAALNVRRSGSLAFKLVHLHNNEVGRQLLLESVETRCKCHGVSGSCSVRTCWKALLGVGHVSEQLKVRYLAATKVVVRQAGGRRVLVPREMEVRPVLDNELVYLVSSPDYCTANARYGSHGTTDRHCNKTASGSGSCGLMCCGRGYNTYREQVEERCHCRYHWCCYVTCRKCQHSVERYVCK, encoded by the exons ATGTCTTTCAGTGGGTTGGCGGCTAACGGAAGCACAGTGGACTGGGACCAAACGCAGCATTGCAAGCTCCTTGACGCTCTCGTGCCGGCCCAGCAGCACCTGTGCAAGCGAAACCTGGAGCTCATGCACAGCGTCGTGCACGCGGCCCAGCTGACCAAGGCTGTGTGTCAGAGCGCGTTCAGGGATCTGCGCTGGAACTGCTCCTCCATCGAGAGCGCACCACACTTCACCCCCGATCTGGCCAAAG GCACTCGTGAGTCCGCGTTTGTATTTTCTCTGGCTTCTGCTGTGCTAAGTCACTCAATCGCACGCGCCTGCGCGTCCGGAGAGCTGCCCAGTTGCTCGTGTGCTCCCGCGCCGGCCGAGCAGGCGGCTCCAGACTTCCGGTGGGGCGGCTGCGGGGATAACGTCCGCTATGGCCTTCAGATGGGCTCCGCATTCTCCGACGCTGCGCTGAACGTCAGACGCTCCGGCTCACTTGCATTTAAACTCGTGCACCTGCACAATAACGAGGTGGGACGACAG ctcctgctggaGTCCGTGGAGACGAGGTGCAAGTGTCACGGCGTGTCAGGCTCGTGTTCCGTAAGGACGTGCTGGAAGGCTCTGCTGGGCGTGGGCCACGTGTCCGAGCAGCTGAAGGTGCGATACCTCGCCGCCACCAAGGTGGTGGTGCGGCAGGCCGGAGGCCGGAGGGTCCTGGTGCCCCGGGAGATGGAGGTCCGGCCCGTTCTGGACAACGAGCTCGTCTACCTGGTCAGCTCGCCCGACTACTGCACGGCGAACGCCAGATACGGCTCGCATGGGACCACGGACAg GCACTGCAATAAGACGGCCAGCGGAAGTGGTAGCTGTGGTTTGATGtgctgtgggcggggctacAACACCTACcgggagcaggtggaggagcgTTGCCACTGCAGGTACCACTGGTGCTGCTACGTCACCTGCAGGAAGTGCCAGCACAGCGTGGAGAGATACGTCTGCAAGTGA
- the igbp1 gene encoding immunoglobulin-binding protein 1: MASVHSGQTQNSEREAPKLSELLEQGWKLYEEVDSTNEPTASNPIQVKVKRGIMKLEEATRMVAQLDLFSRNEELEEVATADLKYLLLPVLLAALTLRQVSPAKRPEHLSTARVYFMDFLRRCKDYNISSFHMPADTPTGEESNSQVPTPRSQPDLIAMATQRRAKIERFQQRKATEARLAEVRVLVQGGSVDDEVLRELHLLQVRRWIPLAIEEVDSIDQELQILKRMDVLKQSSVQPSLPRKPPMKPFILTKDAVQAKVYGAGYPSLPTMTVDDWYEQHRRKGCLPDQGISQRPVDAEGEDGEKESREDDEEALQKARDWDDWKDTHRRGYGNRKNMG, translated from the exons ATGGCGTCCGTACACAGCGGCCAAACGCAGAACTCCGAGCGAGAGGCGCCAAAGCTGTCGGAGTTGTTGGAGCAAGGCTGGAAATTATACGAGGAGGTCGACAGCACGAACGAGCCCACTGCTTCTAACCCGATTCAGGTCAAAGTCAAGCGCGGTATAATGAAACTGGAGGAAGCGACGCGTATGGTTGCTCAGCTGGACCTGTTCAG TCGTAacgaggagctggaggaggtggCCACAGCAGATCTGAAGTACCTGCTTCTCCCAGTGCTGTTGGCGGCGCTGACCCTGAGGCAAGTGAGCCCGGCCAAGCGCCCGGAGCACCTGAGCACAGCACGTGTCTACTTCATGGACTTCCTTCGCAGGTGCAAGGACTACAATATCAGCTCCTTCCACATGCctgcagacacacccacaggGGAGGAGTCAAACTCACAGGTGCCCACCCCACGCTCCCAACCTGACCTCATTGCTATGGCAACACAGAGACGAGCCAAAATTGAGAG GTTTCAGCAGCGTAAGGCGACGGAAGCGAGGCTGGCGGAGGTGCGAGTGCTGGTGCAGGGCGGCTCCGTGGACGACGAGGTCCTAAGGGAACTTCACCTGCTCCAGGTACGCCGCTGGATCCCACTCGCCATCGAGGAGGTCGACTCCATCGACCAGGAGCTCCAGATCCTCAAGAGGATGGATGTTCTCAAACAG agtTCAGTCCAGCCATCACTACCAAGAAAGCCACCCATGAAGCCTTTTATTCTAACTAAAGATGCAGTGCAGGCCAA agtgTATGGGGCAGGGTACCCCAGTCTCCCTACTATGACTGTAGATGACTGGTACGAACAGCACAGGAGAAAAGGATGTTTACCTGACCAGGGGATATCCCAGAGACCAG TGGATGCCGAAGGAGAAGACggggagaaggagagcaggGAGGACGATGAAGAGGCCCTGCAAAAGGCGAGAGACTGGGATGACTGGAAGGACACACACCGGAGAGGTTATGGGAACCGCAAGAACATGGGttga
- the zgc:158432 gene encoding uncharacterized protein zgc:158432 — MAAIASRPYSTSGNMDPVSDRPPSGQPRQPYTYSMTDAVRPVGTEGPLNMPVLGGPQRPYSYTADSGQVLSNPYAKARNPYEDPQPSDRYCRQASFPHAHHGNRTSQFSAFHNAPDYTNSSSAFPRAQLGGI; from the exons ATGGCAGCCATAGCCTCTCGACCGTATAG TACATCTGGTAACATGGACCCAGTGTCTGATAGACCACCATCAGGACAGCCTCGCCAACCCTACACATACAG CATGACTGATGCTGTGCGACCAGTGGGCACTGAAGGCCCTTTGAACATGCCAGTGCTAGGAGGACCCCAACGTccttacag ctATACTGCAGACTCAGGCCAGGTGCTCAGTAACCCGTACGCTAAAGCTAGGAACCCCTACGAGGACCCCCAGCCTTCTGATCGCTACTGCCGCCAGGCTTCCTTTCCTCATGCACACCACGGCAAC AGAACAAGCCAGTTTTCTGCATTTCACAATGCCCCTGACTACACTAACAGCTCCAGTGCCTTCCCACGAGCGCAGCTCGGTGGCATATAA